The following proteins are co-located in the Pseudomonadota bacterium genome:
- a CDS encoding copper-binding protein yields the protein MNEIARYAVRVFALLVLALPIGGLALASAEGSYTFNVSGVLRALPGNGRAQNEIIVKHERISDYRDSTGQIVGMMAMTMPFYLAPTTSIEGLKVGDKVQLVVEQTFEPKESEFVVAIKKVD from the coding sequence ATGAACGAGATAGCAAGATACGCAGTGAGAGTTTTTGCTTTGCTGGTGTTGGCACTGCCAATAGGCGGGTTAGCTCTTGCTTCGGCGGAGGGCTCCTATACCTTCAATGTAAGTGGGGTTCTTAGGGCTTTGCCGGGTAATGGAAGAGCGCAAAATGAGATCATAGTTAAACACGAAAGGATCTCCGACTACCGAGATTCAACTGGACAGATCGTTGGCATGATGGCGATGACGATGCCTTTTTATCTGGCGCCTACAACATCAATTGAAGGCCTTAAGGTAGGTGATAAAGTGCAGCTCGTTGTGGAGCAAACGTTTGAACCAAAGGAATCGGAGTTTGTTGTTGCGATCAAGAAAGTTGACTAG